The following proteins are encoded in a genomic region of Maniola jurtina chromosome 17, ilManJurt1.1, whole genome shotgun sequence:
- the LOC123873507 gene encoding sperm flagellar protein 2-like, translating into MAEMLKEWLTKRLQRPITWEAEEFGNKMKNGYIVSCVLRSYHVINDEKHYLIRSGNIDVDIKNNWRLLKEWLRDLEINLTDDDTQNIIEGKGSTLLRLFYQLFLHLDKMDRTNFIKEERKKVSSLVDKMEHRFTVKRVEEEEESFVDDLSKPLLDQKLFIEWQRKKEKEVKETYDYMRHKYSKMLEKIEESKVPLQHPEGIVKKRTMINKKEMDEFSLKYPCEFKNYTYEDLLDLEQKAVDRQKSLIDTEWAKNYMDNLYSRMHKKSDSQEFQKQIRNVISGSLWDLSIAEEESKLDTELSKKVMKLSQFEKQMCTQIMETKQQARNLAKNRIQGEIEFADQRTRQFIQFLDNVKEEINLGMVEIDFEKKRQNMLHKKLYAEKIKRKRQHYYEICYDTLLSIVDFATKYAYFSRLLNDDIPDHFIHEWKALYFKHQPIFDICQPMENILEDIGIEEEADPKEEEIIRLELDRQEALNDSDFNEYHNYLHPWTLNLLIPNYDPESEERKYEYLGSKIMGHLVYTLLEMKYPYPPQRPPADLPTYSAKAIVRGLPDRSITFAMQTLLNNQKIHVVRLESAINYCLRRFKIEMVGCTDIELSFDNFMAAAREDKDKELIKLMKTEGDVLSKSNEVVTPLSGPLVANTKQTQTPKTIPEEEITLSNPAELGRYAYQSLNFGDSLTAHLLSAMIVEYLKDQDNINGFVIINYPNSYREAQILEETFSGRAPPDEEELDDRDEIYLEESIIKHRKKEYDPYKEVRISKLVNDPHKKRITTPFTSYFSCYLNLKETEDILQEFVIWYLTEENSDMIDRFYAALGINYSMYYEIIEKEQLSLICKYIIGDYALQVTSVELLFGENVLSCLDFPSSDDKRTKSKIVKPETSIEKSKEKFGRYSKSSKSLSFVNDFEVVKTPDSVGNVQNDDTIIVENTELQEIESKSSRTLTSVEEINLLAGEEDWVYGKLPISEIIGVALATCWEQIEKTYIHDMQQLFFGIRLQMNCLIPYTRFIKDKMEQIITLPSPKQDLVSIFQQEYNNFENDWRDINLAKNEWHCRIKELQKKLYKICDERKLHAETQRNSLICENWCMEELTTMVNTYISCMQTELNRAMLTYQSLHDFYFAMIKGSPPQDRLTSKELTKIFKESDETSGSRKGGEDKVYRQLKNSFQDIQLRNIEIDFSNNPFNMIIENNVKFALKLIKDVNDSYRSLISREYSEIARIVTQTKKKEENTSEDSVNNEETFKLNALKCIDEWTMGINGEMFRANLRLLALQYKCYKDMKLFNDNIYKAFKDVQNYIDDYYLNEIKSVDRLCKYLQMAVEGGKRIPENLILEQDTFIIDPNLLHFPATEPERGGKLAKEIVTNLEFKVGELARLRTQFKIVAPTGIALQQAFIFLLQDFLYFGKESCDGSLFPEEWKRLDPEQIPKLVFLLFGDTAYIHWRDFLIYCLNIRFPTVEELLLLRKNFRCQDPESTELISREDYSKESLWFEDDFDPEDRHAQLRKTLIKHFLFELFETAENVMNYSAFLLAFCKSADPIEGFAKALSMAVGKKICFSLTECEEVVCKLIRDKKYKDECLACALKCTTQFLDKLITNVINTCVGTTIYELEYTEPPPDSDKKGSRGKVGGKAKKVQSSMSARLPRTQKSLTGRNKTQSATDVKSTYICRPCEEDTVILEEKPLEIVEPEEEPKIEPQVDPNLVYSVSQNVIWNVLNVCLPWYFWLAPEEKATPYKQQVEEVMKRLEVNTDNKDIYVCQFVSDANVCKILHKSKKFVALNLAEEIQNVCT; encoded by the exons ATGGCTGAAATGTTAAAAGAATGGCTTACTAAACGCTTACAGCGTCCAATAACATGGGAGGCTGAAGAGTttggaaataaaatgaaaaacggtTACATCGTATCATGCGTTTTACGAAGCTATCATGTCATTAATGATGAAAAACATTATCTAATAAGGTCAGGTAATATCGATGTAGACATTAAAAACAACTGGAGATTGCTAAAAGAATGGCTGCGTGATTTAGAAATAAATTTGACTGATGATGATACACAAAACATTATAGAAGGCAAAGGTTCTACATTGCTTCGCCTATTTTATCAACTCTTCCTTCACTTAGACAAGATGGATCGCACTAACTTCattaaagaagaaagaaaaaaagtatCGAGTTTAGTAGATAAAATGGAACATCGATTTACAGTTAAAAGGGTGGAAGAGGAAGAAGAATCTTTTGTTGATGATCTTTCCAAACCTTTGttagatcaaaaactatttattgaatggcagagaaaaaaggaaaaggAGGTTAAAGAAACGTACGATTACATGCGacataaatattcaaaaatgttagaaaaaattgAAGAATCTAAAGTACCACTGCAACATCCAGAAGGAATAGTGAAAAAAAGAActatgataaataaaaaagaaatggatGAATTTTCATTGAAATATCCTTGTGAATTCAAAAATTATACCTATGAAGACCTGCTTGATTTAGAACAAAAAGCTGTAGACAGGCAGAAATCACTTATAGATACTGAATGGGCTAAAAATTACATGGATAACCTTTACAGTAGAATGCACAAAAAGTCTGATTCACAAgaatttcaaaaacaaataagaaATGTTATAAGTGGATCATTATGGGATCTTTCGATTGCTGAAGAAGAATCTAAATTGGATACAGAGCTCTCCAAAAAAGTGATGAAATTGTCACAGTTTGAAAAACAAATGTGTACTCAAATCATGGAAACTAAGCAGCAAGCACGTAACTTAGCAAAAAATAGAATTCAAGGAGAAATAGAGTTTGCTGACCAGAGAACCcgtcaatttattcaatttcTTGATAACGTGAAAGAAGAAATTAATTTAGGAATGGTTGAGATTGATTTTGAAAAGAAAAGACAAAATATGCTGCACAAGAAATTATATGcagagaaaattaaaagaaaaagacagCACTATTATGAAATATGCTATGATACACTACTATCTATTGTTGACTTTGCGACAAAATATGCGTATTTCTCAAGATTATTGAATGATGACATACCAGACCATTTTATCCACGAATGGAAAGCGTTATACTTTAAACATCAACCTATATTTGATATTTGTCAACCGATGGAAAATATTTTAGAAGACATCGGAATCGAGGAAGAGGCAGATCCCAAAGAAGAAGAAATTATACGGCTCGAATTAGACAGACAAGAAGCTTTGAATGATAGCGACTTTAATGAATACCACAATTATCTACATCCTTGGACATTGAATTTGTTAATTCCAAATTACGATCCAGAATCGGAAGAAAGAAAATATGAATACTTAGGATCTAAAATAATGGGGCACTTAGTGTATACTCTTCTTGAAATGAAGTATCCATATCCCCCTCAAAGACCACCAGCTGATTTACCCACTTATTCTGCAAAAGCTATTGTTCGTGGTCTCCCTGATAGATCAATTACATTCGCAATGCAAACACTTCTTAATAACCAAAAAATACATGTCGTGCGCCTGGAATCTGCTATTAATTATTGTCTAAGGaggtttaaaattgaaatggtAGGATGCACAGATATTGAGTTATCATTTGACAATTTCATGGCCGCTGCTCGAGAAGATAAGGataaagagttaattaaattaatgaaaactGAAGGTGACGTTCTAAGTAAAAGTAATGAGGTAGTTACTCCCTTATCAGGACCTTTAGTCGCTAATACTAAACAAACTCAAACACCGAAAACCATCCCAGAAGAAGAAATTACCTTATCAAATCCAGCAGAACTTGGTCGATATGCATACCAATCATTAAATTTTGGTGATTCTCTTACTGCTCATTTATTATCTGCTATGATAGTTGAGTATTTAAAAGATCAAGATAATATTAATGGATTCGTAATTATAAACTATCCGAACTCTTATCGCGAAGCACAAATTTTAGAGGAAACATTTTCGGGGCGAGCTCCACCGGATGAAGAAGAACTTGATGACCGGGATGAAATTTATCTTGAAGAGAGCATTATTAAGCATAGAAAAAAAGAATATGATCCATATAAAGAAGTAAGAATTTCTAAACTCGTAAATGATCCCCATAAAAAAAGAATCACAACACCATTTACAAGTTATTTTAGTTGCTACCTTAATCTAAAGGAAACCGAAGATATTCTGCAGGAGTTTGTCATTTGGTATTTAACAGAAGAAAATTCTGATATGATTGATAGATTTTACGCTGCGTTAGGAATCAATTATAGTATGTACTACGAAATAATAGAAAAAGAACAACTTTCTTTAATATGCAAATACATAATAGGTGATTATGCATTGCAAGTAACGTCAGTCGAATTATTATTTGGAGAAAATGTTTTAAGTTGTCTCGATTTTCCTAGTTCTGACGACAAAAGAACTAAGTCTAAAATTGTCAAGCCTGAAACGTCTattgaaaaatcaaaagaaaaattcgGTCGTTATTCAAAATCTAGTAAGTCTTTATCTTTTGTTAATGATTTTGAAGTTGTAAAGACACCTGATTCAGTAGGAAATGTTCAAAATGATGACACTATAATTGTTGAAAACACTGAGTTGCAAGAAATTGAAAGTAAGTCTTCTAGAACGCTTACCAGTGTAGAAGAAATAAACCTATTAGCAGGTGAAGAGGACTGGGTCTACGGTAAATTACCTATATCTGAGATTATAGGTGTAGCATTAGCAACTTGCTGGGAACAAATAGAGAAAACATACATACACGACATGCAGCAACTATTTTTTGGAATACGCCTACAGATGAATTGCCTTATTCCATATACCAGATTTATAAAAGATAAAATGGAACAAATAATAACGCTTCCCTCTCCTAAACAAGatttagtaagtatttttcAACAAGAATATAACAATTTTGAAAATGACTGGCGTGACATAAATTTGGCTAAAAATGAATGGCACTGCAGaataaaagagttgcaaaaaaaGCTTTATAAAATATGTGACGAAAGAAAGTTACATGCCGAGACGCAGAGAAATTCACTAATATGTGAAAATTGGTGTATGGAAGAATTAACGACTATGGTTAACACATACATTTCTTGTATGCAGACAGAATTGAATAG agCTATGTTGACATACCAAAGTTTGCATGACTTTTATTTTGCAATGATAAAAGGTTCTCCACCTCAAGACAGGTTAACTTCTAAAGAgttaactaaaatattcaaagaaTCCGATGAAACATCTGGAAGTAGAAAAGGAGGAGAAGATAAGGTATATCGACAACTGAAAAATTCTTTCCAAGATATACAGTTAAGAAATATTGAAATAGACTTCAGCAACAATCCTTTTAATATGATAATAGAAAACAATGTTAAATTTGctcttaaattaattaaagatgTCAACGATTCATACAGATCACTTATAAGTCGTGAATATAGTGAGATAGCTAGAATAGTTacacaaacaaaaaagaaagaagaaaatacaTCAGAAGATTCAGTTAATAATGAAGAAACTTTTAAATTGAACGCCCTTAAATGCATAGATGAGTGGACGATGGGAATTAATGGTGAAATGTTTAGAGCCAATCTACGTCTGCTTGCTTTACAATACAAATGTTATAAAGACATGAAATTATTTAATgacaatatttacaaagcatTTAAGGACGTCCAGAATTACATAGATGACTATTATTTAAATGAGATTAAATCTGTAGATCGCCTTTGTAAATATTTGCAAATGGCTGTAGAAGGTGGCAAAAGGATTCCAGAAAATCTTATACTCGAGCAGGATACATTCATTATAGATCCAAATTTGTTACATTTTCCTGCAACAGAACCGGAACGTGGAGGAAAATTAGCTAAAGAAATTGTAACCAATTTAGAATTCAAAGTTGGAGAGCTAGCTAGATTGCGTACTCAGTTTAAAATTGTAGCACCAACAGGTATAGCATTGCAacaagcttttatttttttactacaagATTTCTTATATTTTGGCAAGGAATCTTGCGATGGTTCATTGTTTCCCGAGGAATGGAAACGCTTAGACCCCGAACAAATTCCtaaattagtatttttgttATTCGGAGATACTGCATACATTCATTGGAGAGATTTTCTGATCTATTGCCTCAATATAAGATTTCCAACTGTAGAAGAATTATTGTTACTTCGTAAAAACTTTCGTTGTCAAGATCCTGAATCAACAGAATTGATTTCTAGAGAAGACTATAGCAAAGAATCACTTTGGTTTGAAGATGATTTTGATCCAGAAGATAGACATGCTCAATTAAGAAAAACCTTAATTAAACATTTTCTATTTGAACTTTTCGAAACTGCTGAGAATGTTATGAACTACTCTGCATTTTTGTTGGCTTTTTGTAAGAGTGCAGATCCAATCGAAGGTTTTGCTAAAGCATTATCAATGGCTGTTGGCAAAAAGATTTGCTTCAGCTTAACAGAATGCGAAGAAGTGGTGTGTAAGTTGATAAGAGATAAGAAATATAAAGATGAGTGTTTAGCTTGCGCTCTCAAATGTACAACTCAATTTCTAGATAAGCTTATAACAAACGTGATTAATACTTGCGTGGGGACTACTATTTATGAGCTTGAGTATACGGAACCCCCACCCGATTCAGATAAAAAAGGCAGTAGAGGTAAAGTAGGTGGAAAAGCCAAAAAAGTTCAAAGTTCTATGAGTGCTCGTTTACCTAGAACGCAAAAAAGTCTTACAGGTCGGAACAAGACACAATCTGCTACTGACGTCAAATCTACTTATATCTGTAGGCCTTGCGAGGAAGATACTGTAATACTTGAAGAGAAGCCACTAGAGATTGTAGAACCAGAGGAAGAACCAAAAATTGAACCACAAGTAGATCCTAATTTAGTTTATTCTGTTAGCCAGAACGTTATATGGAACGTGCTCAATGTTTGCTTACCATGGTACTTTTGGTTAGCACCTGAAGAAAAAGCTACACCATATAAACAACAGGTGGAAGAAGTTATGAAACGACTCGAAGTTAACACTGATAATAAAGATATTTACGTGTGCCAGTTTGTGTCTGATGCTAATGTTTGTAAAATTCTACACAAATCGAAGAAGTTTGTCGCATTGAATTTAGCGGAAgaaatacaaaatgtatgtacgtGA